One Aegilops tauschii subsp. strangulata cultivar AL8/78 chromosome 2, Aet v6.0, whole genome shotgun sequence genomic window, TGGAGTTTGGCTACTAAAGAGTGACTCCCCTACTGAGCACTTAGTACGAAGGTAACACCACATTACCATTGCACAAGACATTTTCTGTTCACCATGAACTGAACCTCTACCCACCTAACATTTCCATTACAGGAAACACCGCTTCCTTTCAGTTATTCACTTTCATGTAGTTTACGTACATCTCCTTATTATTTCATAACTATAGTTTCCATCACAACTATTCTTCGAAAGTTGTCACTTCAAGTCTTGAAGATGCCATACTAGCCAATTCACTCGAGACTAGGGACACGTCGAGCGTGAACAAAACACCCACAATAACCCTCGCCTACGCTCTTCGTTAGGACATAGAAAAACAGTAATAATACTTCAACAAAAGTGTGCTTCATCTAGAACTGTGCACTTGCAGGACATCAGTAATCGATATTTTTTATCGTGTCAACCTTTTTTCTGACAAAGGGTGAATTTTGTTGGCTCAAAATTAAGGATTGAGAAGATACATAACACATGAGCACACACCCGGCCGGCCTCTACATAGCTAGGTTGCATGCAGCCAGCACTAAGTCACACACGCGCTCGAAAACATGCCGGAACAAGCAAGGCCGTATAGGACTAAAACCATGCGTACGCGAGAAGAAAAAACCCCGATCAGATCCGCGATAGGCAAACTATAAAATGATCATATCCGCACCAACCATATCATGACACCACATGTAGAATGAGGTTCTTCAACAGCAACACGTTCAGGAAAGGAGCAAAACTCAAGCTCCACCGTCACCGGATCCAACCAAAAGGCCAGAATCTAGGTTTTCACCTTGAAGAATCAACCCGAGCATATTcaagcaatgccttcaacaagttAACGATGTAAGAAAAACATCGCCATTGCCAGGTATAACCACTCGAGTCTGGCCTAGGCTTTCGCCCCAGAGCTCAAGACCGGGTGCTCGAGTAGCACCACCAGCGAAGTCACTCATGTCTTGTAGCCACCACCTTTCTGCAATCCTGACAGCTACATGTGATGCGACTGCCATGATAGCACAACCATCCCTCTACATCAAGTCCTCATCCATAATCTTTATCTCACGTCGTAGTCAACCACCGGGTCAGGACGGATGAACCCTCCTTGAAGATCTTTCGATGACCACCACTATCATGAAGCCATAGGAAGTCGGTGCAGTAAAATCTGCAGTCACCACCATCTAACCGATTGGATCTGGGTCACCACCACAAAGACGTGGACCGTAGCGCCACCGGTCAACCACCCACGCGTGGAAGGCCATCACCTGAACGTCATGGTCCACATCCAGCAGAGAGCACGAAGCACACCGACCCCCGACCACACATCCGATCGAATCAGGATGGAGACCGGCCCGCACACGGACATCCCTGTGCATCACTACCCAGCCCTCTACTTCTCCACATCCACGCTGCGGCACCCACCTATCATTTCCAAATGGCCGACCTACACCGCCATCGGCAGgagtcaccatgccatcgtggaTCAGATCGGGGACGCGCTCCCATGAGTCTGGGTTCCCCATGCCACCCGACCGCCATGAGAGGGAGgtgattcccccccccccccccccccccccactgtcGCCGTCCGCTTGGGCTTAGCCCGCGGCTTTCTCCAGCGGCGAtagagggaaggaagggaggaGCGACGGGtaccggcggctagggtttgtgTGCCTCCAGAGTCACTAGTATGACCACCTTTTAATTTTTCGATAGAACATATTTGGAAATTGCGTGCGCTGATAGATAACTTACACTAGTACACTACTTATTTCAGGAAATTTCCTTTTTATTTTGAAGGGACTTATTTCAGGAATCGTGAAAGAAATTTATGCCACGCTTAACATCGACAGTAAGGGAGAGTTGAATGCAAGCACTAACCCGGCAGCCTGCACGAATCCGATGATGGTGAGGTACCAAAAATCAGTCTTGGTCAGATCGGAGACAAAGCCGCCGAGGAGGACGACGGTGGCCCACAAAAGCGCCAAGGCGCTCACGCCTTTCAAGCCCATTAGGATGTACACCTTGGCGACCGCAATGTCGTTGATCCTTACTTCTGGCCGCCGTTGAAGCTCCTCCGAGAAAGCGTCAAGCTCATCTCCCGAGCCATGGAGCTCCCGCTTCTCATTCCGGTTTCTAGGTGCTCCGGCGCCGCTCCGCTCTACTCCGGTAGAGGACATTTTAGTCCGTGGTGTGGTAGGGTGGTGGATCTGTGGTTTCTCTTCGATCGGTTTGCTAGCGAAACCGTCGACTGGTTTCTCTTCTCCTCGACCGGTTTGCTAGCTAGAGCCTAGAGCTTGCTTGGCTCGCCTGGAAAGGGTAGATATGAATGTCATGGGGGAACAGCGAAGCTCGCATCACATGTAAGCAAAGCATATGTTCCCCTAAAAAAGGACTCGAGCATAGCTCGCATGCAAGCAAGCACAAGTTCTGCATAAAAAAGGACTCGATCGGGTCTAGATAGTACTCCTGTACCATTGAGTGCGCGACACGGCAAGAAGCCAAGAACCTATAGTAACTTTTCGTGTTGGACTGGGTTTGGGTGCAGTTGCTTTTGCCGCCGGCCGGTGGGTCGCTCGATGATACGTACTACGTACGGTAAGGATTTAAGCTTTGTTATATGAGGGAAGTAGATCTCCGATCTCTCTTTAGTTTGCTTGTCCGACCGTCACTGGCACACGTAAGTAGCAATGACCGCGAGCTCGCATGCATGCAGTGCAGGCAAGCAGACGTTCACTTGAAAAAACAAAGACTCCAACCTAGGCTTACGATTTTCCAAAAAAAGAAGTACAAAAATATTAGGCTTACGTAAGAGACTCGATAAGAATGGCAAGATACGTAGTACTCCCttatatacatccgtatctagacaaatttaaaacaagaattttgagacggagggagtactacgtACGTGGCAAGATAGCTAGCCTGCAGCCACCATGAACCGTGGTGTGTGTAGCTTTCATCCATGCTAACCCGTCTAAAATCAATGGCAGAATGAAGTTAACAGCAAGGATGATGACGGGGACTAGTTTTTACAAGTGAATTAAAAAAAACACCGCATTTGAAGTTCACTTTCAGATTTGCCACCACATTTTTTGTGCGTCCCAAAAACCTACCAATTTTCTTACTAATTTTGCCAATAAACAATAACGACTGGTTTGGGGCGATTTAATCCAATCTTTGACATACCAAGCCCACTGGTCAGGTCCACGGGGCATCACATGTTAACACCGTTTGCATTGACTGTTAAAAAAATGCCTCACGCTTACGCCGCGCACCACCTCCTCTCGCTCATGACCAGTGCCACCCCGCGTACTCTACCTCATGGCGCGCCCCGCCCCGCCACATCTCTCTCCTACGCCAcccaccccctctctctcctacCTACCCTGCCACCTTCCTCCAGCTCTTCTCCTTACTAGCGCCGGCGAGATCCGCCGCCGCGCATCCCGCCCCACACTGGATCTGGTGGGCCCTCCCCTTGCCCTGCCCTGACAAGCTTTGTCCCCCACCTCTGGCATGCGGCGAGCCGGACCCCTGCTCACTAGGCCACGCTACTCTCTACCCCTCTGTCATCGTCTGAAGCGAAGGGGTAGGGAGTGGTCTCATAGCTCAGATGTGAAGTGTGAATGAATTAGGGTCGGTTGTTCATTAGGTCTGACCATCTGAGACTGAGAATGACAGGGGTGTGGGTTGTGGGCCTGTGGCGGCCAAGGGATAGTTTTGGGCGGCTGGGGCTTGGTTGTTGTTTCTCTCCTTCAGGTTTTTTTTCATGATGCCACAATGATATAATACACTACAAATTTTAGCGTTGAAATAGCGCACTGTAACGTGATTAGCATCGTAGCTAGCAAAATTCCTCAAATATAGCATGCACCTTCCGGATACGCtatagcaatgctataagagcatctccaacagacgcGCAACGCGCGGCATGCTAAAAAACAGTATATGGCGCCGGGTGAGCCAGCTTTTGCGCGCGGCGGGCGCTGGCTCCACAAAATAAAGCGCGCCCAAGCTGCGCCAGGAGACGCGCTATATTTCTTCTTTTTTGTACTACGATTCGATACACATTTGGCTCCGATAGTACATAGATAAACGATAGATAGTTCATAGCCTCCTCCTATGATACATAGATAGTGCATAGATAGTTCATAGCCCCCTCCTACGATACATAGATAGTGCGTAGATAGTTCATAGCCTCCTCCTACGATAGATAGATAAAACGAAAAACTACTACTACTCGTCATCCTCCGACTCGGACTCCGCCTcagtgatgtcctcctccgacgtctgaatGTAGGTGTCAAGGAACAGCTCGCCGTTGGAGCCCCAAGACGACGCATCTCCTAGCGCGATGTTGAATTCAGCGGTTGCCTTCCGCGTTCGcctgtcctcgcgataggcggctcgctccgtcctcctctcctacctctccgccctcctctcgGCGAAGAACTGTTGCTCGTTGATGACGTCTtgcgggaagcgttggcgccacagcccatggcttcctcgtccatctcggctaGGCTGAGACGGCGCTCCCGCCTCCGGTTCTCGCGGcaatcctcgtcggtgataagccgcgggGCAGCGCCAACTTTTGCACCCGCTCCCGCGTCGCCACGTCCGGAAAGTTCATGTCCCAACGGGACcgccggaggcgccacgccgcagTGTCATACGCGCGGGCGCCCTCGTGGGCGCTGTCAAAGGTGCCGAGGCCGAGGCACACGTCGCCGGACCGAATCTCGGCGGAGTAGGTGCCGGCCGGGCGCACACGGACGCCGCGGTAGCCCGAAGCTCCCCGGCGGCGCGACGGCATGGTGGCACGTCGGCGGTGAGGCGAGAAAGCGGTAGAGGGAGCGAGGAGAGAGCGGCAGAGGGCACGTGGCGATGTGGATAGCGATGGAACGGTGTGTGGCGGACACTGCATTTTATAGGCGCGCCAGAAGCGGCGGACCAAATCTAGCGCGCGACCGCCCGCTTTTTCCCCGCGCACGCAATCGTTTCCCGCGTGAAACCATCCCGCGCTAAAATCTCATTTTACCGCGCGTGCGTTTTTTGCAGCCACTGTTGGAGAGGCTCTAACTAGCGCAGAGTAACGCACTATTTTTTTGTTGCCGCTAACTCTTAGCCtcatcttttttcctttttttttgagAATCCTTTTTTTTTGTCAGATAACCCCATCTTCACACCGGCCCATCTTTTTCCTGAACAAAACACCGGCTTTCCTGAACAAAACACCGGCCATCGCCACTCCAACGCATATTTTTCAGCCCACACTCAAAACCTAAAGTAGGGTATTCTGCAGCCCATTTACACCGTGGAACCATCTTCCGGCCATCTTACGCAGCAcacagccgccgccgctgccagcATAGGGGACAGAGAGCGGCCGGAAGATGGCCTTGCCGGAGATCCCCGACGAGCTCCTGGTGGAAATCCTCCTCCGCCTCCCCGCCGCATCCGACCTCATCCGCGCCTCGGCAGTCTGCGTCTCCTTCCGCCACCTCGTCGCCGACGGCTGCTTCCTCCAACGCTTCCGCAGACTCCACCCCCCGCCCCTCCTCGGCTTCCTCGACCAGCACGGCTTCCACCCCGCCGTACCGCCTCACCCCTCAGCGCCTGCGGCCCGCGCTGTCGCCAGCACCGCTGACTTCTCCTTCGCCTTCCTCCCCTCCCCTGCGCGGAGCTGGTCCGTACGGGACGTCCGCGACGGCCGCGTCCTCCTCGACAGACCCTGCCGGCATGGCGCCGGCAAGGGACGCACCGGCGCCCTCTTCGCGGAGATGGCGGTGTGCGACCCCCTGCACCGGGAGTACCTCCTGCTCCCCACAATCCCCGATGACCTAGCGGCTTCGGATGAGAACCCACTGCGGATATATGGACAGCGCTGGGGCGAGAGCTTTCTAGTCCCTGATGGCAACGACGAGGAGACACCTCCTGCCGAGGATACGGTGTTCAGAGTGATCTGCCTAGCGCAGTACCAAACTAAGCTGGTGGCCTTTGTCTTCTTTTCCGGCACCGGACAGTGGCGAGACATTCCATCCCTGAGTTGGATTAATTTTATACCTGACTTCTCGTCGGAATGGATGGGTATTTCTTCGTGGCGGCAATATGCATATGGTTGCTTTTACTGGTTTGCAGGTTGGAGTGGAAAATTCGCTGTGCTTGACACCCGAAGAATGGAGTTCACCATGGCTGACCGCCCACCCAGAGTTAGTGGTTTCCACAGTTATATGGGCATTGTGGAGGCAGGGGAAGGCATGATTGGGATGTTTGTGCCTGCACATGACAAAGTCAGCCATCATGGACTTGACACAGTTCTCCTGAGATATACCATTGGACGAGACAATGGTGGGAGTTCCACCCAGTGGCAGACGGAGAAGACAATCTCAATAGCTTCTGGCTCCTCGTTCATGGGTTCAATAGGGAGGCACTTGCTCCTGTATCAGTGCGGAAACTCATTGCTCGAGCTAGGTTGTTTCACGCTGGATGTCAAAACTTTCCAGCTTGAGAGGGTATGTGTTTCACGGCTCATTCCTGCCGAGTCACGCGCATATTGCAACTTCCCACCGTCATTATTATTGTCACCGAAAGTGTCAAGTGGTAAACTTTCTCTGGGATGCTAGCTACCTCCTTATCTTCATTGTTATCACTAGCACACAAATTGTCTGATGCTTGCTAGTTCATTATTGTGATCATAATTATTGCTTACATGGTTTaggctaattttttttaaataatacatttttaaAATTTTTTTACAgaaataatacgtagaaaaaaGAATTTACAagaataatacaccgtcggcccactgcaggccgacagagcccagtcggcccacagcaggccgactggAGGCCCATCAGTTTGCTGCTGGCCGATTGGGCTGTCGGCCAGCAGATTCaagcccagtcggcctgcagttggcCGACAGGGTCCAGTCGGCTTGCAGTACACCGATAGGCCTGTAGTGGGCCGACTATGCtcagtcggcctgctgtgggccgactggtgcATGCCTATTTTTAATAATACACGCGAATATTTTTTAAAAGTATATATTTTAACACGTTATGAATACATGGTAACATTTCTTCAAATACATTTTTAATGGAAATACCATTTTTTTAAACCACacaacattttttaaaatgctTTTCTGAAATTTTCATAAACTTTTTTTAGAAACACGCGAATATTTTCTTAAAATGTCATGATCCATCTAAACATTTGTTAACCCACGTGATATGTGAGTATATTGATTGTAATATGATCTTATATTATGAGATGAAGGGAGTACCATTTTGTAGAATGTCATGGATATTTTTTGGAAACACGAGAATATTTCCAGCAAAGGTGACGTAGTACATTCATTTAGTGGCACGAACCATTTCTTATCATATTTTTCTAAAAAATTGCATGCATTTTTTGAAAGGCGGGAACCTTTTTCCATTGTGATGAACATTTGTTTTGAAAGTTATCGACATTTCCAAACTGCGcttttcccgccacccatttcccgccacccatttcccgccaaacaatttcccgccacccgtttccctcctcccatttcccgccaacctttcccgccataccgcagtcgttctttcccgccattttctcgtctctatctataaaacccccttcagacggagctggataagcattgcagtgtagtgtagttgagatgtcccattatcctttcgatcgtagttttcaccctgggatgagcaggactcttctgaggctagctaccgatttcaggatgg contains:
- the LOC141041375 gene encoding uncharacterized protein is translated as MALPEIPDELLVEILLRLPAASDLIRASAVCVSFRHLVADGCFLQRFRRLHPPPLLGFLDQHGFHPAVPPHPSAPAARAVASTADFSFAFLPSPARSWSVRDVRDGRVLLDRPCRHGAGKGRTGALFAEMAVCDPLHREYLLLPTIPDDLAASDENPLRIYGQRWGESFLVPDGNDEETPPAEDTVFRVICLAQYQTKLVAFVFFSGTGQWRDIPSLSWINFIPDFSSEWMGISSWRQYAYGCFYWFAGWSGKFAVLDTRRMEFTMADRPPRVSGFHSYMGIVEAGEGMIGMFVPAHDKVSHHGLDTVLLRYTIGRDNGGSSTQWQTEKTISIASGSSFMGSIGRHLLLYQCGNSLLELGCFTLDVKTFQLERVCVSRLIPAESRAYCNFPPSLLLSPKVSSGKLSLGC